In Scomber japonicus isolate fScoJap1 chromosome 11, fScoJap1.pri, whole genome shotgun sequence, the genomic stretch CCTCATGGACAATCagtgagctgtgtttttcttgcttgaGTAAAGACTATGGTACGACCGTGTGCAGACTTGTGCTCTTGATCCAAAGCATCACAGATTTTGAGTATAGGAACATTTGGGACTCTTGAGAGACTGCCAATCCAAATAAATTTTACAAAAGATTCTCTGGATCCACACATGCTTGGTGTTCTGTCCAGCTGACACAACATAGGGtcagagatgaaaagaggatgggGTTCACCAAGTATCAGTTCCACATGGCCTTCAGACAGGGCAACAAAACAGCACAGTGCAGACGACCATGTAACCAGAACAGGCATCCAGCACACCTGCCCCTGATACAACTCAGACCCATGAAATCAAATGATGCACAAGCAGTCTCATACATGAAAAGCTCTGTAATAGTTAAAGCTACAAAATGAGAAAGTGCAGCTGTCTAACATTGCTTTTCCCTTTagatttcctcttcttttttacaCAGTAGATGTTTTTCCTTTCAAAGATCAAAACTAGAGCCACATACACAAATCATGGTTTTTATTTCCAAATGGTACAAAGCTGCAATTAGTGTGATAAAATAATATCAATTGGAACAATGGAGAAATGTGGTTCATGGTAGGCAAGGATCCTGGTGGGCTCCCTCAGGGTGTGTGCAGTTTAAGCTGGTCCAGTTTGCGTCGCAGCATGTTGTAGTTGTCTCTGGTCCCTGGAGCCTCGGGGTCTAACTTTAGAGACAGCTCATAGTGTTTCTTTGCCAGCTCTAGCTTTCCCCAGCGATGATACAGCACAGCTGAGAAAAAACAGACACTCTTCAAGCTGAGAAGCAGCAACAATTTCAGCTCTATTCATTTAGTGTGTTCAATACAGGTCATATAGGTTGCACAATATTATAGAGCGCACAATTATGttctttttgagtttttttttttttattgcttagAATCTCTCTTCTACTCAGTATAAAATATGTGGTACAGCCCAAGTTGCGGTAGCCTTACCTAAATTGCCATGGCAACTAGCACCATTTGGGTTGATCCGAAGAGCGTGAAGGAAGAAGCCCTCTGACTCctgagcaaaaaaaacaaaaccaacaggaaaaaaagacaagtaaacaaaacaaaacacaatgaatAATCTTAGCTGGTCAAAGAAATTTAGCACTGTTGACTTATAACAGGCATGGAGGACTTTTTAGGactaaaaacatcaacatgcaTGAAAAGTAATAATCTGAACTGAAATGTTTATGATGCACTGACTGACCTTATATTTCTGTAATTTCCCCAGGACATTAGCCAATGAAAACATGATAGTGTGGTCGCTAGGGAGGAGCTTCAAAGCTTCCCGGCCGATCAGCTCCGCTTGACCCAGGTTACCTCGAAGACAGAGCAGACAAGTACCAAAAAATGTTAGACATTCATATTTAgtgatgcacacacaccacaaataaAGCCTGTGACGCATGCTCAAATGGTATTTTTAGTATGAGCTACACAACACTGTAGTCAGTGCATATGCTACTAAGAATGTGTGTTAAAGATCAAAAGGAGTGcagcacataaaacacaaacataaataatgaGATATAACTGTAATAACAGCTGGTATACGGAGAATCTGATTGTCTGCTTTATTTGTCAGCAGTGTCTAGAGCAGAGTTTTTCCTCTCCACACATGGAGGAGCGGTTTAGTCTCCTAATTAAGGTTGAACACAAGGCCCACTGGGTTATTGATCTCTGTCACAGACCCGTCTGATGTCTGGCcaaagatggagaaaaagagagagacagagggagagagagacagtcagacagacactGACAGTCATGTTCTGAGTCATGGCCTGTGTCCTTCACTCACAGCTTGCCAACATGTGACTACATATGAGATGGTGTCTGTGCCTATCTGCCTGAATCTACCCTGATTCTGCCTTTTGTTTGTATAATGATCAAAACAAAAGGGGGAGTGAATaccaaagagaaaagaataTTCCCAATTCCTTGCTATTTGAAAATGACACCCAttgttcttctcttctccttttttttgtttggtggGGAGCTGGGGAGAGGGGTAGAATTATTTCTGTCAGATTTGGGGAACAAATGCGGTGGGGGGACTCTGAGGGGGCGCTGTTCTGGCTGTGCTTGCCCACGTTTGATCAGGAACATACTGGGCCCTGATTGGACAGTTCCAGTGCCCTCCTGGGAGACTCCGCCCCCGCGGGAGCGGCTTCTGACAAAACGGCTCGAGCGTTTGGAAATCAGAGCATTCTCCACACGGCAGGGAAGAGTGCCTTcaaaactcagaacacaaagcTTTAATACATAAATTTCAAGCATTGCTGATTCCTGCTCTTCCGGTCTAATCTTGTTGGCCATTTAGATTTCCTGCCTTTCCAAAATAACAACGCTGTATTTCTTGGCTGTTAATGCTGGGACAAGCTGCACACAGAACAGAGAGCTCTTTGAAAGACACATAAATTCACAAATGGATAAatattattatctattatttGTATTCTTATTTATTCTGATTACcagaacaacaataaaaattTCAGATGTAAAGGAACCTTTAGCAGcatgacaaaaaacatttaagttCCCCTcctctcaaaaatgtgttttcttcttgttccttcagctGGATTTTTTAGTTTCACTGTGCTGAATGACGTATGTAAGGAGTTTGACTGTAACtctgctgaaggaggaatgtttctgtgtgctcaccttaaatctgaggtAAAGGGATGGTTCAGATTTTTTGAAGTGAGGTTGTATGAGATACCTATTCATAGTCAATGTATTACCTACTGCCCCCAGTTTGGAGAAGCAAATAGGCATGGAAGCTAAGCAATGTACTGCTGTGGACAAGGCCAGCAGCAAAACCTATTTTTGACCTCATACAACCTCACTTCAAAAAAAATCagaactatccctttaaatcCAGCATTGAgaatgatttgtgacatcacaactagtcaGGAGGCCAACTGTGATCCAGTATGCAATTTACAGTTACATGATGTGGAACCTTAAAGACTTGTTCAacagttaaatgaaatgaacaatatttgcatattcatagatttttcaataaagggagaagaagaagatgctgttttaaataatttctaGCTAGAAAATATCAGACAGAAATGATCATTCAAAGCTGAGTAACTTCAGGTTTGCAATATGTGCAGAGGGTAGGCCTGCCACGGTAACTATTTTTGTTGGGCTCTTACTTGCACAATATAATGTAgctattgtgacaggcctagtAGAGATGATCTTTAAACGAGTTGTTATCTAGTGCGTAGTGTAgtagttttctgtgtgtgcactCTTCTTTTTCTATACCAGTGTTGTCCAGTAGAATGACCATGTTGTTCCAAGCCAGGCTGTGCTCAGGTTTTAGCACTGTTGCATTCCTCCAGGCGTTCAGGGCATCCACGTATCTGTGCTGGTCAGCATactaaaaacaaaagcaaaatcaAAAAAATGTTGCGTTGTAAATACACTATAAAATTATCAGTAATATGTAGTTTTTTATATCACCCCTTGATTTTTCAAAGACACCAACTGTCACACAATATTTACACCATAGACTCTCACCAAGCGTCCCAGGTTATAGTAGCAGTCTGGGTACTTTTTCCGGAAGCGGATGGCGTTCCAGTAGCTCTGCTCTGCTTCCTCAAACTTCTGCAGGCTGTTTTGCACTATACCCAGATTCATCCAAGCAGCAGCAAAATCAGGCCtggagagatttaaaaaatgcaacacTATCAATAAGAGCTTTTTCAAGTCATTCACAGTGCTGGAACCAGTGAAATGAAATTGCCATTTGGATGTAGTGAGTGCTGTATTCTTTAATACTGAACCACATACTGAATAGAAACTGCTTTGGATAAGAGCTGTTCTGCCTCAATCagttcattcctttccttcagGATGTTCCCCAGGTTGTTCATGGCGTGGACATAGGTAGGATGTAGCCTGAAAGCCACAGCAGTTGCAAAATGCAGTTAACACAACTCAGCCCTCTCTTACACATTACCCAACTAGCAAGTAGCTGATTGGATTGTAAGTGCTTGTGAGGAGACGTACCTGACTGCCTCTCTGTAATATGTGATGGCAGCAGAAGTGTTCCCTCTATCAGCCAGATTCTTTCCAACGTTATAATGGACCTGAGGAAGTCATCAACACATTAGTCATCAGAGTGTGACTTGAAGTGTATGGCGACATTTATTTCCACATGCTAAGAAAAGGTCTTGATATACCCTGTAGAGTCaggcagacaaacaaacacacaacatggATCTGTACCTTGGCATTGAGTGGACAGACAGTCAGGGCACTGGTAAAGAGGCTTTGCTCCGACCGCCACTGGTGACTGCGGAGAGCACAGCGAgctacatatacacacaaaagtGTAAGCACAGACGCACACAGCAGCTTCTGGAacatggaagaaggaaaaaaaacaaaaaaaacatgagtcCTTATAACCCTGGAGcttaaaaataaattctgtgACTCACAGTTGCTGTGACTGCAAATGTATCCATGTAGTACGTGGCCACCACCTGCGGTTATCATCCCTTTATAGGTGAGTCATTAGTCATCTCTCATGTCTGTCCCTACACTGAATCACTGAGTTACTGAATCTTCAAAGCTACATAAACAGGTGGTCAAATAAAAGGGTTTTTAACTGGGACAGGAAAGGTCGTTTGGTTGAATCTTCGCTAGAAACCGAGGGCTCTTCATCACCATGTGgtagcttttattttgttgtgatCTTTTTAGTATCAGCCCACCCTTACCCTGTATTTGgtccaacagcagcagcagtgtccCACCGAGTACGCCAGCAGTAGGCAGTAGCCAGACGAGGACAGGTAGAGAACTCTCTCAGCAATAACGAAACCCACCCTGAAAAATATGTTACAGGCTGGCAGGAAAGGGACGACCAGCAGCACCAGACCTAAGGTCAACGTCCTGGcagggagaaggaaaaaggacTATAATCAAATACTGTGCATGACTACATAAATGGCTGTGTGACAGTGTATGGAAAAGAAaatttggcaaaaaaaaggTAGTCTCAATAAACCACTCCAAATGCCTTAACTCTTAAAACGAACCACACACTAACTGTCTCTGAGCCAAAGCGAATTTTAAAAATTCTCTAAAAGCAATCGAGACGTGGTGCTCTGGTCACACTGCAGTGGATATGATACAATTTTTATAATCAAGTGTAAGTCTTGAGAGGCCAACATGTACTTCATCTCATCTACTGCGAGTGCGAGATGGCTCCGCTCGCTTACCTCCTTCTCTGGCTGTCCTGTGAGCATAAGGCTTGGCTTATCAAGCCTATCAGGACAcaccagagcagcagcagccacacCATCCTCCAATCAGTGGCTGACTTAATGAGAGGCACACAGCCCATGGACCAATCAAAACACAGCCACCAGGGACACAGCAGCAGCCAGGCATTCAGAGAGTAGTAGTAATTATAGTTCAGTATCTGCCAATCAAAGGGGAACAGGAAGGGTGCAGAATAAGAGACAGTGGGGAGAGATGAGGAAAAGCATGTCAAATTCAGAATTAAAGGACTACGGTCAAACATAATATTAGATACTTCATTGGATTTATgaacaaattaaatatgtttcatcTAAGTCAATTCATTATTGCATAGATCCTAACATATATTTCTAATGTTTCaagaaatacaaataatttCAAGTGTGTGATCAAATGATGTATCTTGAATGAATCTCACTCACCCTGAGAAATAAATTTTCTGCGAAAGAGGCAGGGTTGTCTACTTCAGTGAATGCTGGCGGTCCTGTTCCCATGATCCTCCAGCGTGCATAGAGCATTGAGAGTCCTCCAAGACCCATGAGAGTCAATCGTGTAAGCAGTCCCGATCGCAACATCTCACTTAcctgtcagagaaaaaaaaagtaatctgtGCCTGTTTCAAGCCCTGTTTTAAAGGCACAGTGATCTCAAGTTCATCTTGCTTTAGAGAGACAATGTACACGGTTCTTACTCCTTTTCAAATGTAAGCACTTTTCAAGCATTTTTCAAGGTGCATTTTCAAGTTTTTCCAGCATTTTCCAGCTGtgataaatacaaaaaagcaGGGGGGCAAATTAAAAGCAAATTTCaagttttaaaatatgtcaCTGACCCAGCGATTTACCATCAAAGTTCAAGTGAAAGTTCAAGCGCAAGTTCAAGCGCTTTATTCTAAATCCTAACACTTTTAAGACCTTGGAAATCCCACATTAAAATTCAAGCGTTTTTCAAGGATTTCTAGCATCAGTGTGAACCCTGAATGTATATGATGTGACATTAATCATACAAGGGAGTACATAATTTATGACAGAGAAGAGGGGGGTAGGGATAAATAAACTGTAACTCACATTGAGTGGATTCTTCCTAAGGAGTAGCCTCTGGCTGAGTTCatacacattaacattacaGATCAGGAGGACATCAAAGGCTGCATTCACACCCTGGAGGAAAATACATACAGAACGAAGGAGAAAtggcatttaaaatgtatataggTCAGcaataaaattgatttttagCTCCAATCATACATGTGAGAAAACATCAGACATAGGTTTTTAAGTAAGAGATCAAATCAATTACCATGTCTTTATAAAGTGTTATAAAGAGGGGAACCTATTGGTATTTCTTGGTATTGGTCTCTCTTTCAACATTGTTACAACCGGATATGATGAAATCTGTAACTAACTACAAAATggtctttacaaaaaaaaaagagagaaaaaaaagactttgtaCCAAGACTGTGATGCCTTGTTCTTTACAAAGCATCGCTGCAGCACACAGCAAGAGGCTGACCACAACCCACTGGACAGAAAACCTGTCATCTCTGTCAATCCCTGAGAACACAAAGCCAAGACCAAGCCAGTTATAGACAGGAAATGTAAGACACgttaaagaaagacaaacagctcCACAATGTTTGCTCCATGATATTTATCAGCTCATACGGGCAGCACTTTGTACAATATGGTTTTACAGTGCATATCAAGAGCAATCATTTGTTAGATACCTACCTCTGTTGAAAGCTTTGCAGTAGGTGAGAAAAGAGAGCTGGAAGAACAGGGCGCACAAAAGGTCTGCTCGACCCACTATACCAGCCACCTTATTGAGATGaaaagggagggggaaaaaagaaagagaagaaaatacgATAGGTAAGGCAGAAAATCAagttaaatgaccaaatatacATTAAGAAACAGCCTTATTACATGCATCCTTTCATAAATGATTGCATCCTTTATCACCTCGCCCATACTGCATTTTGTTTTGTATGGTGTATTGGGTTGCAACCCGAGGCTTATTAACAGAGGTAGGAAGAATCTCTCATTATCAGAGTGGCCTGTTGGTGTGTGTTCTATATAGTGTGTGGGTACAGTATGGTTGGCATCCTGGGGTTGCCTGCTTTGATACATACAGCAGGCCTAAGCCAACAGTCTGCCTGCCTCCCACCCCCCAGGTCTTACCTAGTTCTTGCCCTGCATGATTAAAGAGAATGGAGAGGGGGAATTGCTGCCTTCCAACCAGGctttacagcaaaaaaacacatatgcTGGCAGGTCAATAAGCATCCCAACACAGCTAATAGTCAGGCCGTGCTACCACACACACCTTAGTCCTGCGTTCCCAGCTGAGACAGGGCTTTTGTTCTTGGCATGGAACCACTGCATGTTTAGTATTAAAACCTCTGGACTAGAGAGACAAGATGCCATGATGCACGACGGTAGGGGATTTGTTTTGTTAGGAAAAGTTTATTTGTAGCCCAAAATCACATAAAGTATGATGTCTCAATAGGATGCACAAGCCCACAACAGCAATTGATGCCGCCCAAGTTCAAAGCAAAAAGGGTAGCTAGAATAATTGGGCACAAATGATGCATGAGGCTATGGAATGAAAAATGGctgatataaatatttaaatgacagttttttttccatttcatatgCCTTTAAAGATTGCagctgttaaactgttaaaatatcAAAGTCAAAAGAGCTGGATGTAAAAAGAAGTGTTTCCATTTaagtttttcttgctttttcaGATTCATTGCTGCTAACTGTGCTCTTCTGCAAATGTATTGAGCCATTATTCACAAGTTCAATTCACTcacttacatttttaataatatttagttGTCTTGGCAGAACTTTCACATGGAAATCATGTTTGAGCTCtccaaaaataaacatagaaTATTTTGAACTAAGCAGAGATTTACAAGTGGAGGGACTGAGTGCACATTTCTTGTGAGACAGTTTACATAGCTTCTAAGCACTTTTCCAATGAAATAatctgtttctgctgtgttgTCTCATTCACAGCTTTGATTCCACTGGGCATGGCAGCGAGGAGGTTTTATTCCCTCCTCCGCACAACATCATACCCCACCGAGGAGTGTTTCAGAACCTGAGCGTTTTGTTCCGACAGCACCAGACAGAAGAGATCCACCCCTTTACCTGGAGAGGAAGCCAGGTAGTCATGGCACTAGTTGTGTCATAAAATCTTGGAAGTGTTTCCACTTCCATGGTTACAAATATCCTCTAACCAGTTGTCTTCTGGCCTGGTGCCCCCAGTTATAATGTAATGTGGATGTAGTGATATACTATCAGGGTGTTTCATTTTGAGAATTGACTGGATGCTCTATGCTGGTTCTATGTCTGACTTCCTGGCCAGCTCAATCAGCTCTGTGCACCTTAACGGCTTCTGTCAAAAATAGACAAGGTGCGTATGTTTAACAAAGCTGAGCCGAGAGCCGCTACTGTGACACTTCTGAAGCGTGCTGCAGTGCATCTGGTGGGATCACAAACACTGAGTGGTTGCGTTGCAGCCATAACACAATCCAATTGTGAGCCCcaattttttatgattttacatttaacaacACCTCAGGTTTGCTACTTACTTTATGTCAAATGATGGAAGCAGAGAGCGTTAGAAATGCAGCTCTGAGACTAAGAGATGTGTGACAGAGGAAAAATCTATGGAGCAACATTGTTTATCTTTGGAACAGTGATTTACTCATAAAATGTGAGCTTCTGTCATACTATGCTGCAAGACAAGAAAGAGCCTCAACAGAGTTTCTAAGACCATCGGAAACTATCCGAGTTCTATTTCCCACCATACCATATTATTCCTAACTAACTCAacactgcttgtttttttttaatgcaacagTGAGAGCCAAGCATTGAGGAATTTTGATGCACTTGTTAgaggtgaaaaatgaaaaaatgatgtgGACTTACACTTTCTGTGTGGACAGGGTGTGCAGCAAAGAAGAGGGCAGCAAGCAGAGAGGTCTTGGGAGCGTAGTTCAGTATCTTACTCTTCTCATCATAAGCCAGTCCGCCAATCAGTATAGCAAACACGTCAATCATAAGGGCAGATATGACAGCATGGAGGATGATGTTCAACACATGGAAACCAACAGGGTGCAGGCCTCCCGCCAGTAGGTAGTTCAACCTGCAGCAGCAAGAGAGGGAAAGAACTACGGTTTAATGTAAAGTAGGtgcagacgtgtgtgtgtgggtgtgtgtgacaGGGGCAGTATAAGTTATTTTAAAGCATTCAAATGTGAATTGATGAGGGCTTTTGGATGTTCCTGTCACATTTGCaataacacacaaatacatattgTAATATATTATGAGAAGGAAATGCCATCTATGTTAGGTGTAAATTTAGTTAGGTCTTTTTTACCAGTGTGAGGTAACTGAAACTGGTGCTGTGTTAAATGATTAACTAAAAGACAACTGCAAGCAAATTAGTAACAAgcattttctttgtatttatggtATAACAGCAGAGGGTGGGTTCACACAGTACACAAGAGTACTAACCTAAAGGTAAAAACAGTGAGAGGTCGGTAGGACTTGTGACTAGAATTGCTACTCAGGTTGCTTCCCCAGAAGTCATTGGTCCAGATGTTGTTCAGGGGTGTTTCTGGTCTCAAGTCCTGCAACAGAAAGCAGAATGAGACTAATGCCATCGACACTGACCTGTGCAGAACACCACGCCATGACACAGATAAGCCCCATACAGCTATGTGCATGTGGGATTGATACTGCTGTGGGGGAAAGTTACCTTGTTGTTGACAATTGCTTCAGAGTCATCAAACACAAACTCCCCATCATAACTGTTTATGAAGCACAGGAGTGCCACCAGGGCGACAGTGGCTTTGGCCTGGACAGGAGGAAGCTTTGGCAGGGGTATGTGGTGATCCCAATAAACTTCAGACAATGCCATAATGCATCGGGACTTTGGTCATTCTGTATCATCATCTAGTCCCTGCAGGGGAGGAAAAGTGATGTGAAGCTGTGTCACTTGCaataaatgttatataaataCTAATAGCTGCCTGATAACGGTCATTGAACACTGAGAGGATTCATACCTTTATCTTTTCATACACACCTTGTGAGGGGTCACAGTCTGTGTGCCAGCTAGCTGCCAGGTTAGCTAGCAAACGTAAATGTTAACTAACAGAAAGAGCCAACAAGTcgtacctgcacacacacatgctgattCACTTTATACTTATATAACGGAGACGTGTAATGAGTCTGTCAGACAGTTACATGACGCTGCAACGTAAAGGTGTAACGTTACCTTGGGATTTAGCAAGCTAATAAAGCATAACTTTAGCATGTCTTGTTAGCGGATGCTATCCACATTATTTTAAAGCATAAACGTAACCGACGCACGCTAGCAGCTATATCGGCATAAATAGGTAtctattttaaatatttctgagATAAATATGAAGAGTATTCCGCTGAAGGAGACATGCCCAGCGAGGTGCAGACGGCTGTAAACAAATATCCACGTTCAGGCTCAGACACTTCCCGTTTAGCGTCACTGTGACGTATCATTTTCAGCCAATAGGTGAATAGTGTGTAAGTGGTGCAGAAGCTGTGTGGTGCAAATGTGTGGATACTGttagacacagaaacacacatgatgCAGTTTAACCTCGAGAAGTTTATTACTCTTACAGTTAGTAAAAAAGTTCTGACTGACAGTTATTTGGCTGAAGTGAAAAGCTCTCTTCTTCAACAGGAAATCTGGAGCTCATTATGCAGACTGGGTTTAGCTGCAGCTTTCAATCATAAATGCGAAGCTTGGAAAGTCTGCTCCTGCTGTATGGTGATTTACCTCTGGATAATGTTAGAGAagcatatgttttttttcccctgatgATGCTTTGTATTGATACTTTCTCTATACAATGGCTA encodes the following:
- the tmtc4 gene encoding protein O-mannosyl-transferase TMTC4 isoform X1 → MALSEVYWDHHIPLPKLPPVQAKATVALVALLCFINSYDGEFVFDDSEAIVNNKDLRPETPLNNIWTNDFWGSNLSSNSSHKSYRPLTVFTFRLNYLLAGGLHPVGFHVLNIILHAVISALMIDVFAILIGGLAYDEKSKILNYAPKTSLLAALFFAAHPVHTESVAGIVGRADLLCALFFQLSFLTYCKAFNRGIDRDDRFSVQWVVVSLLLCAAAMLCKEQGITVLGVNAAFDVLLICNVNVYELSQRLLLRKNPLNVSEMLRSGLLTRLTLMGLGGLSMLYARWRIMGTGPPAFTEVDNPASFAENLFLRILNYNYYYSLNAWLLLCPWWLCFDWSMGCVPLIKSATDWRMVWLLLLWCVLIGLISQALCSQDSQRRRTLTLGLVLLVVPFLPACNIFFRVGFVIAERVLYLSSSGYCLLLAYSVGHCCCCWTKYRKLLCASVLTLLCVYVARCALRSHQWRSEQSLFTSALTVCPLNAKVHYNVGKNLADRGNTSAAITYYREAVRLHPTYVHAMNNLGNILKERNELIEAEQLLSKAVSIQPDFAAAWMNLGIVQNSLQKFEEAEQSYWNAIRFRKKYPDCYYNLGRLYADQHRYVDALNAWRNATVLKPEHSLAWNNMVILLDNTGNLGQAELIGREALKLLPSDHTIMFSLANVLGKLQKYKESEGFFLHALRINPNGASCHGNLAVLYHRWGKLELAKKHYELSLKLDPEAPGTRDNYNMLRRKLDQLKLHTP
- the tmtc4 gene encoding protein O-mannosyl-transferase TMTC4 isoform X2, giving the protein MMRRVAGIVGRADLLCALFFQLSFLTYCKAFNRGIDRDDRFSVQWVVVSLLLCAAAMLCKEQGITVLGVNAAFDVLLICNVNVYELSQRLLLRKNPLNVSEMLRSGLLTRLTLMGLGGLSMLYARWRIMGTGPPAFTEVDNPASFAENLFLRILNYNYYYSLNAWLLLCPWWLCFDWSMGCVPLIKSATDWRMVWLLLLWCVLIGLISQALCSQDSQRRRTLTLGLVLLVVPFLPACNIFFRVGFVIAERVLYLSSSGYCLLLAYSVGHCCCCWTKYRKLLCASVLTLLCVYVARCALRSHQWRSEQSLFTSALTVCPLNAKVHYNVGKNLADRGNTSAAITYYREAVRLHPTYVHAMNNLGNILKERNELIEAEQLLSKAVSIQPDFAAAWMNLGIVQNSLQKFEEAEQSYWNAIRFRKKYPDCYYNLGRLYADQHRYVDALNAWRNATVLKPEHSLAWNNMVILLDNTGNLGQAELIGREALKLLPSDHTIMFSLANVLGKLQKYKESEGFFLHALRINPNGASCHGNLAVLYHRWGKLELAKKHYELSLKLDPEAPGTRDNYNMLRRKLDQLKLHTP